In Fulvia fulva chromosome 10, complete sequence, a single window of DNA contains:
- a CDS encoding putative phosphoketolase, with translation MASDIALRTTKPPAHDQGLDDEAKQWSVYTETRSTIGENPLSPDELDKTKRYMNATLYLCLGMLYLKENPLLREALKKEHIKPRLLGHWGSAAGQSFTYIHMNRLIKKYRLDAFVISGPGHGAPGLISNFYLEGVYSEVYPNKSEDVEGLQRFFKQFSFPGGVGSHMTPETPGSIHEGGELGYSLSHAFGAVFDNPNTIALTIVGDGESETGPLATSWHSNKFLNPIKDGAVLPVLHLNGYKINNPTLLARVSHEELEALMKGYGYTPYFVEGHDLDSMHQAMAGTLEHCVNEIRKFQKQARDSGKVFRPRWPMIVLRSPKGWTAPREVEGHYLEGFWRAHQVPLTKVLTDDTQLKALDQWMRAYGPDKLFDESGKLVPELRELAPPKGKRMGENPITNGGSIRKPLRMPRFQDYEIKVDKPAVSYGPSMANFAKFLRDVMKNNMDNFRVFGPDETESNKLSAIYEAGKKIWVNGYLKEDEDGGNLDPNGRVMEMLSEHTVEGWLEGYTLSGRHGLLNSYEPFIHIIDSMVNQHAKWLEKCAEVSWREAVSSLNILLTSTVWRQDHNGFTHQDPGFLDVLCNKSPEIVRIYLPPDGNCLLSTMDHCLKSTNYVNCIVADKQVHPQYLSMDAAIEHCTKGLGIWDWASNDAGQEPDVVMASCGDVVTQEALAATALLRQYLPELKIRFVNVVDLFKLIPNGYHPHGLTDREYGAIFTTDKPVVFNFHSYPWLVHRLTYNRKGQERMHVRGYKEKGNIDTPLELAIRNEADRFSLAVRAIDSLEEVLGNKGAAAREKLIEQRIRSTNYTYETGLDPEEFTDWKWPY, from the exons ATGGCTTCAGACATCGCCTTGCGCACCACCAAACCGCCAGCCCACGACCAGGGCCTGGACGACGAGGCCAAACAATGGTCCGTCTACACCGAGACGCGTTCGACGATCGGCGAGAACCCGCTCAGCCCAGATGAGCTCGACAAGACGAAGCGGTACATGAATGCCACATTGTACTTGTGCTTGGGCATGCTGTACTTGAAAGAGAATCCGCTGCTAAGAGAGGCATTGAAGAAAGAGCACATCAAGCCGAGATTGCTGGGACATTGGGGAAGTGCTGCTGGGCAATCGTTCAC CTATATCCACATGAATAGGTTGATCAAGAAGTACCGTCTGGACGCCTTCGTTATTTCAGGACCTGGTCATGGAGCTCCTGGTCTAATCTCCAACTTTTACCTCGAGGGAGTCTACAGCGAAGTCTACCCAAACAAGAGCGAGGACGTTGAGGGATTGCAACGCTTTTTCAAGCAATTCTCGTTCCCAGGTGGCGTTGGATCGCACATGACACCAGAGACTCCAGGCTCCATCCACGAAGGTGGTGAGCTGGGATACTCGCTGTCACACGCTTTTGGTGCCGTCTTTGACAACCCGAACACAATCGCCTTGACCATCGTTGGAGATGGCGAGTCAGAGACAGGTCCCCTGGCTACCAGCTGGCACAGTAACAAGTTCCTCAACCCGATCAAGGATGGTGCAGTATTGCCAGTCCTTCATCTCAATGGCTACAAGATCAACAACCCAACACTCCTCGCACGTGTCTCGCATGAAGAGCTGGAGGCATTGATGAAGGGTTACGGATACACTCCATACTTCGTTGAGGGTCACGATCTCGACTCTATGCACCAAGCCATGGCCGGCACTCTGGAGCATTGTGTCAATGAAATTCGGAAGTTCCAGAAACAAGCACGCGACTCTGGCAAGGTCTTCCGTCCACGATGGCCAATGATTGTGCTGCGATCACCCAAAGGATGGACTGCGCCAAGAGAAGTTGAAGGCCACTATCTTGAGGGATTCTGGCGTGCTCACCAGGTCCCTCTTACGAAGGTGCTCACAGATGACACTCAGCTGAAGGCCCTCGATCAGTGGATGCGTGCCTACGGACCCGACAAGCTCTTCGACGAGTCAGGCAAGCTAGTACCAGAGTTGAGAGAACTGGCTCCTCCCAAAGGCAAGAGGATGGGTGAGAACCCAATCACGAACGGTGGCTCCATCCGCAAGCCACTCAGAATGCCAAGGTTCCAGGACTATGAGATCAAGGTCGACAAGCCAGCCGTGTCATATGGACCTAGCATGGCCAACTTTGCCAAATTTCTCCGAGATGTCATGAAGAACAACATGGACAACTTCCGTGTCTTTGGACCAGATGAGACCGAGAGCAACAAGCTGTCTGCGATCTATGAAGCAGGCAAGAAGATCTGGGTGAACGGGTACCTGAAAGAGGACGAGGACGGTGGTAACCTCGATCCAAACGGCAGAGTCATGGAGATGCTTTCCGAACACACTGTGGAAGGCTGGCTCGAAGGCTATACACTGAGCGGCAGACACGGTCTGCTCAACTCCTACGAGCCATTCATTCATATCATCGACTCGATGGTCAACCAACATGCCAAGTGGCTCGAGAAGTGCGCCGAAGTCTCTTGGAGGGAGGCTGTTTCGTCGCTGAACATCCTTCTTACCAGCACAGTCTGGCGTCAAGATCACAACGGCTTCACACATCAGGATCCTGGTTTCCTTGATGTTCTCTGCAATAAGTCTCCAGAGATTGTTCGCATCTACCTTCCACCGGATGGCAACTGCCTACTCTCCACCATGGATCACTGCCTGAAGAGTACAAACTACGTCAACTGCATTGTCGCCGACAAGCAAGTGCACCCCCAGTACCTATCAATGGATGCTGCGATAGAGCACTGCACCAAGGGTCTGGGCATTTGGGACTGGGCTTCGAACGATGCTGGCCAGGAGCCAGACGTCGTCATGGCGTCCTGTGGTGATGTTGTTACGCAGGAAGCGCTAGCCGCCACCGCACTTCTCAGACAATATCTGCCCGAGCTCAAGATCCGGTTTGTCAACGTCGTTGACCTCTTCAAGTTGATACCTAATGGCTATCATCCACACGGACTCACCGACCGCGAGTACGGAGCAATCTTTACGACAGATAAGCCTGTTGTCTTCAACTTCCACTCCTACCCTTGGTTGGTGCACCGCCTCACGTACAACAGGAAGGGCCAAGAGCGCATGCACGTCCGTGGCTACAAGGAGAAGGGCAATATCGATACACCGCTCGAGCTTGCCATCCGCAACGAGGCCGATCGATTCTCGCTGGCCGTACGTGCCATCGACAGCTTGGAAGAGGTACTCGGCAACAAGGGCGCGGCTGCACGTGAGAAGTTGATTGAGCAGCGTATTCGCAGCACGAACTACACTTACGAAACTGGGCTGGACCCAGAGGAGTTTACCGACTGGAAGTGGCCCTATTAG
- a CDS encoding Major facilitator superfamily multidrug transporter mfsB — MQSHARSSSLGQRGGIAHQRNTSRQLAYVRTRLGSDAHEAAGSTAPAAPLPRRTSKQHEAGKPLINGSAADSGAHDPYSHHRTPSPTKESSNWNPAAVENGPLHSRQSLAHNPMLPPGASTPLESPTTTQQGHPIVKLPPPPPTWSNMPNKGQLAILALSRFVDFFQMAALQTFMVHQLKSFDPEASDVTISHQAGTLQGAFTAAQIITSILWGRAADQPMLGRKTVLNIGLVGTGIGCIGMGFSRTYGQAVFWRLISGAINGTVGSARTMVAEITPKPWHPRAFLLLPAAFNVANVAGPILAGLFADPTVNLPQYFGPNSTFGGVEGVVWMKAYPYAVANLMSTVLLFAEAILVHYGLQETLKGKRPMDISKFDPVALVRSMYREAMRMKNSGYRMLQESQRQGLLSGEETRRSVEMDRLTANGEREQQRPFQRLPFRRIWTPNVLWTLLSIAIFDFHMGAFANLWILFLATPREFVGDDQLVDAPVKRDGEGILARSVFKFASGLAFPPPTIGFAMAIIGFIGVALQFILYPWANGKFGLMRCFRGSLFFFPMAYYLAPYLALLPSNSAPPAPASGVTIWVGISAVLFLQVAARTFALPASIILLNNSSPHPSVLATIHGIGNACSATFRTIGPMLAGYWYGIWTERGIVGMSWWIVASVASIGCIASFKVRNGSGHEIFLPGEDDEMKQGQTGGGSGDGR, encoded by the coding sequence ATGCAATCACACGCACGATCATCATCCCTAGGGCAGAGGGGTGGCATCGCACACCAGCGCAACACATCCAGACAGCTTGCCTACGTCAGAACTCGCTTGGGCTCTGATGCACACGAAGCTGCTGGGAGCACTGCGCCTGCAGCCCCTCTGCCGCGTCGCACGTCCAAGCAACACGAGGCCGGCAAGCCGTTGATCAACGGCAGTGCGGCGGACAGCGGCGCACACGACCCGTACTCCCACCACAGAACACCCTCGCCTACGAAAGAGAGCTCCAACTGGAACCCCGCTGCTGTCGAAAATGGCCCACTACACTCGCGCCAGTCCCTCGCGCACAACCCAATGCTCCCGCCAGGCGCATCGACACCGCTCGAATCGCCGACAACCACACAACAGGGCCACCCCATAGTCAAACTTCCTCCCCCGCCGCCGACATGGTCGAACATGCCCAACAAGGGCCAACTGGCCATCCTCGCACTTTCCCGATTCGTCGATTTCTTCCAGATGGCTGCTCTGCAGACATTCATGGTGCACCAGCTGAAGAGCTTCGACCCTGAGGCATCCGATGTCACGATATCGCATCAAGCCGGCACACTGCAGGGCGCTTTCACAGCCGCGCAAATCATCACTAGCATACTATGGGGCAGAGCGGCGGATCAACCTATGCTAGGAAGGAAGACAGTACTCAACATCGGCTTGGTCGGCACAGGCATTGGCTGCATAGGAATGGGATTCAGCAGGACATATGGACAAGCCGTCTTCTGGCGATTGATAAGTGGTGCGATCAATGGAACAGTAGGCTCGGCACGAACAATGGTGGCAGAGATCACACCGAAGCCATGGCACCCTCGAGCTTTCCTGCTCCTGCCCGCGGCGTTCAACGTCGCAAACGTGGCAGGCCCGATCTTAGCCGGTCTGTTCGCAGATCCGACAGTGAACTTGCCACAGTACTTTGGGCCGAACAGCACATTTGGTGGTGTGGAAGGTGTGGTGTGGATGAAAGCCTACCCGTACGCGGTGGCCAACCTGATGAGCACAGTCCTGCTCTTCGCAGAGGCGATACTGGTGCACTACGGTCTGCAGGAAACCTTGAAAGGCAAGCGACCGATGGACATCTCCAAGTTCGACCCGGTGGCGCTGGTGAGGTCAATGTACCGCGAAGCCATGCGGATGAAGAATTCAGGATATCGAATGCTGCAGGAGAGTCAGCGGCAAGGTCTACTATCTGGAGAAGAAACCAGAAGGTCCGTAGAGATGGATCGATTGACCGCGAACGGAGAGAGAGAGCAACAACGACCATTCCAGAGGCTGCCATTCCGCCGCATCTGGACTCCAAACGTGCTTTGGACATTACTGAGTATAGCCATCTTCGACTTCCACATGGGCGCCTTTGCGAACCTGTGGATCCTGTTTCTCGCCACACCACGCGAGTTCGTCGGCGACGATCAATTGGTGGACGCACCGGTCAAGCGAGATGGCGAAGGCATACTCGCTAGGAGCGTGTTCAAATTCGCATCTGGCCTTGCCTTCCCACCTCCCACCATTGGGTTCGCCATGGCGATTATCGGTTTCATCGGCGTTGCACTGCAGTTCATATTATACCCCTGGGCCAACGGCAAGTTCGGCCTTATGCGTTGCTTTCGAGGATCTCTATTCTTCTTTCCGATGGCTTACTACTTGGCGCCTTACCTTGCGCTGCTGCCGTCAAATTCTGCACCACCAGCACCAGCCAGCGGTGTCACCATCTGGGTCGGCATCAGCGCGGTGCTCTTCCTGCAGGTGGCAGCGAGGACGTTTGCGCTGCCGGCATCTATCATTTTGCTGAACAACAGCTCGCCCCATCCTAGCGTTCTGGCCACGATCCATGGTATCGGAAATGCTTGCTCGGCGACTTTCCGTACCATCGGGCCAATGCTGGCTGGATATTGGTACGGCATATGGACTGAGCGCGGCATCGTGGGCATGTCGTGGTGGATTGTGGCAAGTGTAGCGTCCATTGGATGTATCGCCAGCTTCAAGGTTCGGAATGGCAGTGGACATGAGATCTTCCTTCCTGGCGAAGACGATGAGATGAAGCAAGGCCAGACTGGCGGGGGTAGTGGAGATGGGAGGTAG